The following are encoded in a window of Oncorhynchus keta strain PuntledgeMale-10-30-2019 chromosome 10, Oket_V2, whole genome shotgun sequence genomic DNA:
- the LOC127932484 gene encoding uncharacterized protein LOC127932484 isoform X50, translating into MAAEVQSDSFLSSLVVLKWTHEAQSDSFLSSLVVLKWTHEVQSDSFLSSLVVLKWTHEAQSNSFLSSLVVLKWTHEAQSDSFLSSLVVLKWTHEVQSDSFLSSLVVLKWTHEAQSNSFLSSLVVLKWTHEAQSDSFLSSLVVLKWTHEVQSDSFLSSLVVLKWTHEAQSNSFLSSLVVLKWTHEVQSDSFLSSLVVLKWTHEVQSDSFLSSLVVLKWTHKAQSDSFLN; encoded by the exons ATGGCAGCAGAG GTCCAGAGTGACAGTTTCCTCAGTTCACTAGTGGTTCTGAAGTGGACTCACGAGGCCCAGAGTGACAGTTTCCTCAGTTCACTAGTGGTTCTGAAGTGGACTCACGAGGTCCAGAGTGACAGTTTCCTCAGTTCACTAGTGGTTCTGAAGTGGACTCACGAGGCCCAGAGTAACAGTTTCCTCAGTTCACTAGTGGTTCTGAAGTGGACTCACGAG GCCCAGAGTGACAGTTTCCTCAGTTCACTAGTGGTTCTGAAGTGGACTCACGAGGTCCAGAGTGACAGTTTCCTCAGTTCACTAGTGGTTCTGAAGTGGACTCACGAGGCCCAGAGTAACAGTTTCCTCAGTTCACTAGTGGTTCTGAAGTGGACTCACGAG GCCCAGAGTGACAGTTTCCTCAGTTCACTAGTGGTTCTGAAGTGGACTCACGAGGTCCAGAGTGACAGTTTCCTCAGTTCACTAGTGGTTCTGAAGTGGACTCACGAGGCCCAGAGTAACAGTTTCCTCAGTTCACTAGTGGTTCTGAAGTGGACTCACGAG GTCCAGAGTGACAGTTTCCTCAGTTCACTAGTGGTTCTGAAGTGGACTCACGAGGTCCAGAGTGACAGTTTCCTCAGTTCACTAGTGGTTCTGAAGTGGACTCACAAG GCCCAGAGTGACAGTTTCCTCAACTAA
- the LOC127932484 gene encoding uncharacterized protein LOC127932484 isoform X46 → MAAEVQSDSFLSSLVVLKWTHEAQSDSFLSSLVVLKWTHEVQSDSFLSSLVVLKWTHKAQSDSFLSSLVVLKWTHEVQSDSFLSSLVVLKWTHEAQSNSFLSSLVVLKWTHEVQSDSFLSSLVVLKWTHKAQSDSFLSSLVVLKWTHKVQSDSFLSSLVVLKWTHKVQSDSFLSSLVVLKWTHKVQSDSFLSSLVVLKWTHEVQSDSFLSSLVVLKWTHEAQSDSFLSSLVVLKWTHKAQSDSFLN, encoded by the exons ATGGCAGCAGAGGTCCAGAGTGACAGTTTCCTCAGTTCACTAGTGGTTCTGAAGTGGACTCACGAG GCCCAGAGTGACAGTTTCCTCAGTTCACTAGTGGTTCTGAAGTGGACTCACGAG GTCCAGAGTGACAGTTTCCTCAGTTCACTAGTGGTTCTGAAGTGGACTCACAAGGCCCAGAGTGACAGTTTCCTCAGTTCACTAGTGGTTCTGAAGTGGACTCACGAGGTCCAGAGTGACAGTTTCCTCAGTTCACTAGTGGTTCTGAAGTGGACTCACGAGGCCCAGAGTAACAGTTTCCTCAGTTCACTAGTGGTTCTGAAGTGGACTCACGAGGTCCAGAGTGACAGTTTCCTCAGTTCACTAGTGGTTCTGAAGTGGACTCACAAG GCCCAGAGTGACAGTTTCCTCAGTTCACTAGTGGTTCTGAAGTGGACTCACAAGGTCCAGAGTGACAGTTTCCTCAGTTCACTAGTGGTTCTGAAGTGGACTCACAAGGTCCAGAGTGACAGTTTCCTCAGTTCACTAGTGGTTCTGAAGTGGACTCACAAGGTCCAGAGTGACAGTTTCCTCAGTTCACTAGTGGTTCTGAAGTGGACTCACGAG GTCCAGAGTGACAGTTTCCTCAGTTCACTAGTGGTTCTGAAGTGGACTCACGAGGCCCAGAGTGACAGTTTCCTCAGTTCACTAGTGGTTCTGAAGTGGACTCACAAGGCCCAGAGTGACAGTTTCCTCAACTAA
- the LOC127932484 gene encoding uncharacterized protein LOC127932484 isoform X34, with protein sequence MAAEVQSDSFLSSLVVLKWTHEVQSDSFLSSLVVLKWTHEAQSDSFLSSLVVLKWTHEVQSDSFLSSLVVLKWTHKAQSDSFLSSLVVLKWTHEVQSDSFLSSLVVLKWTHEAQSNSFLSSLVVLKWTHEVQSDSFLSSLVVLKWTHKAQSDSFLSSLVVLKWTHKVQSDSFLSSLVVLKWTHKVQSDSFLSSLVVLKWTHKVQSDSFLSSLVVLKWTHEVQSDSFLSSLVVLKWTHEAQSDSFLSSLVVLKWTHKAQSDSFLN encoded by the exons ATGGCAGCAGAGGTCCAGAGTGACAGTTTCCTCAGTTCACTAGTGGTTCTGAAGTGGACTCACGAGGTCCAGAGTGACAGTTTCCTCAGTTCACTAGTGGTTCTGAAGTGGACTCACGAG GCCCAGAGTGACAGTTTCCTCAGTTCACTAGTGGTTCTGAAGTGGACTCACGAG GTCCAGAGTGACAGTTTCCTCAGTTCACTAGTGGTTCTGAAGTGGACTCACAAGGCCCAGAGTGACAGTTTCCTCAGTTCACTAGTGGTTCTGAAGTGGACTCACGAGGTCCAGAGTGACAGTTTCCTCAGTTCACTAGTGGTTCTGAAGTGGACTCACGAGGCCCAGAGTAACAGTTTCCTCAGTTCACTAGTGGTTCTGAAGTGGACTCACGAGGTCCAGAGTGACAGTTTCCTCAGTTCACTAGTGGTTCTGAAGTGGACTCACAAG GCCCAGAGTGACAGTTTCCTCAGTTCACTAGTGGTTCTGAAGTGGACTCACAAGGTCCAGAGTGACAGTTTCCTCAGTTCACTAGTGGTTCTGAAGTGGACTCACAAGGTCCAGAGTGACAGTTTCCTCAGTTCACTAGTGGTTCTGAAGTGGACTCACAAGGTCCAGAGTGACAGTTTCCTCAGTTCACTAGTGGTTCTGAAGTGGACTCACGAG GTCCAGAGTGACAGTTTCCTCAGTTCACTAGTGGTTCTGAAGTGGACTCACGAGGCCCAGAGTGACAGTTTCCTCAGTTCACTAGTGGTTCTGAAGTGGACTCACAAGGCCCAGAGTGACAGTTTCCTCAACTAA
- the LOC127932484 gene encoding uncharacterized protein LOC127932484 isoform X14: MAAEVQSDSFLSSLVVLKWTHEAQSDSFLSSLVVLKWTHEVQSDSFLSSLVVLKWTHEAQSNSFLSSLVVLKWTHEAQSDSFLSSLVVLKWTHEAQSDSFLSSLVVLKWTHEVQSDSFLSSLVVLKWTHEAQSNSFLSSLVVLKWTHEVQSDSFLSSLVVLKWTHKAQSDSFLSSLVVLKWTHKVQSDSFLSSLVVLKWTHKVQSDSFLSSLVVLKWTHKVQSDSFLSSLVVLKWTHEVQSDSFLSSLVVLKWTHEAQSDSFLSSLVVLKWTHKAQSDSFLN; encoded by the exons ATGGCAGCAGAG GTCCAGAGTGACAGTTTCCTCAGTTCACTAGTGGTTCTGAAGTGGACTCACGAGGCCCAGAGTGACAGTTTCCTCAGTTCACTAGTGGTTCTGAAGTGGACTCACGAGGTCCAGAGTGACAGTTTCCTCAGTTCACTAGTGGTTCTGAAGTGGACTCACGAGGCCCAGAGTAACAGTTTCCTCAGTTCACTAGTGGTTCTGAAGTGGACTCACGAG GCCCAGAGTGACAGTTTCCTCAGTTCACTAGTGGTTCTGAAGTGGACTCACGAG GCCCAGAGTGACAGTTTCCTCAGTTCACTAGTGGTTCTGAAGTGGACTCACGAGGTCCAGAGTGACAGTTTCCTCAGTTCACTAGTGGTTCTGAAGTGGACTCACGAGGCCCAGAGTAACAGTTTCCTCAGTTCACTAGTGGTTCTGAAGTGGACTCACGAGGTCCAGAGTGACAGTTTCCTCAGTTCACTAGTGGTTCTGAAGTGGACTCACAAG GCCCAGAGTGACAGTTTCCTCAGTTCACTAGTGGTTCTGAAGTGGACTCACAAGGTCCAGAGTGACAGTTTCCTCAGTTCACTAGTGGTTCTGAAGTGGACTCACAAGGTCCAGAGTGACAGTTTCCTCAGTTCACTAGTGGTTCTGAAGTGGACTCACAAGGTCCAGAGTGACAGTTTCCTCAGTTCACTAGTGGTTCTGAAGTGGACTCACGAG GTCCAGAGTGACAGTTTCCTCAGTTCACTAGTGGTTCTGAAGTGGACTCACGAGGCCCAGAGTGACAGTTTCCTCAGTTCACTAGTGGTTCTGAAGTGGACTCACAAGGCCCAGAGTGACAGTTTCCTCAACTAA
- the LOC127932484 gene encoding uncharacterized protein LOC127932484 isoform X2 has translation MAAEVQSDSFLSSLVVLKWTHEVQSDSFLSSLVVLKWTHEVQSDSFLSSLVVLKWTHEAQSNSFLSSLVVLKWTHEAQSDSFLSSLVVLKWTHEVQSDSFLSSLVVLKWTHEAQSNSFLSSLVVLKWTHEAQSDSFLSSLVVLKWTHEVQSDSFLSSLVVLKWTHEAQSNSFLSSLVVLKWTHEVQSDSFLSSLVVLKWTHKAQSDSFLSSLVVLKWTHKVQSDSFLSSLVVLKWTHKVQSDSFLSSLVVLKWTHKVQSDSFLSSLVVLKWTHEVQSDSFLSSLVVLKWTHEAQSDSFLSSLVVLKWTHKAQSDSFLN, from the exons ATGGCAGCAGAGGTCCAGAGTGACAGTTTCCTCAGTTCACTAGTGGTTCTGAAGTGGACTCACGAGGTCCAGAGTGACAGTTTCCTCAGTTCACTAGTGGTTCTGAAGTGGACTCACGAG GTCCAGAGTGACAGTTTCCTCAGTTCACTAGTGGTTCTGAAGTGGACTCACGAGGCCCAGAGTAACAGTTTCCTCAGTTCACTAGTGGTTCTGAAGTGGACTCACGAG GCCCAGAGTGACAGTTTCCTCAGTTCACTAGTGGTTCTGAAGTGGACTCACGAGGTCCAGAGTGACAGTTTCCTCAGTTCACTAGTGGTTCTGAAGTGGACTCACGAGGCCCAGAGTAACAGTTTCCTCAGTTCACTAGTGGTTCTGAAGTGGACTCACGAG GCCCAGAGTGACAGTTTCCTCAGTTCACTAGTGGTTCTGAAGTGGACTCACGAGGTCCAGAGTGACAGTTTCCTCAGTTCACTAGTGGTTCTGAAGTGGACTCACGAGGCCCAGAGTAACAGTTTCCTCAGTTCACTAGTGGTTCTGAAGTGGACTCACGAGGTCCAGAGTGACAGTTTCCTCAGTTCACTAGTGGTTCTGAAGTGGACTCACAAG GCCCAGAGTGACAGTTTCCTCAGTTCACTAGTGGTTCTGAAGTGGACTCACAAGGTCCAGAGTGACAGTTTCCTCAGTTCACTAGTGGTTCTGAAGTGGACTCACAAGGTCCAGAGTGACAGTTTCCTCAGTTCACTAGTGGTTCTGAAGTGGACTCACAAGGTCCAGAGTGACAGTTTCCTCAGTTCACTAGTGGTTCTGAAGTGGACTCACGAG GTCCAGAGTGACAGTTTCCTCAGTTCACTAGTGGTTCTGAAGTGGACTCACGAGGCCCAGAGTGACAGTTTCCTCAGTTCACTAGTGGTTCTGAAGTGGACTCACAAGGCCCAGAGTGACAGTTTCCTCAACTAA
- the LOC127932484 gene encoding uncharacterized protein LOC127932484 isoform X12 codes for MAAEVQSDSFLSSLVVLKWTHEVQSDSFLSSLVVLKWTHEVQSDSFLSSLVVLKWTHKAQSDSFLSSLVVLKWTHEVQSDSFLSSLVVLKWTHEAQSNSFLSSLVVLKWTHEAQSDSFLSSLVVLKWTHEVQSDSFLSSLVVLKWTHEAQSNSFLSSLVVLKWTHEVQSDSFLSSLVVLKWTHKAQSDSFLSSLVVLKWTHKVQSDSFLSSLVVLKWTHKVQSDSFLSSLVVLKWTHKVQSDSFLSSLVVLKWTHEVQSDSFLSSLVVLKWTHEAQSDSFLSSLVVLKWTHKAQSDSFLN; via the exons ATGGCAGCAGAGGTCCAGAGTGACAGTTTCCTCAGTTCACTAGTGGTTCTGAAGTGGACTCACGAGGTCCAGAGTGACAGTTTCCTCAGTTCACTAGTGGTTCTGAAGTGGACTCACGAG GTCCAGAGTGACAGTTTCCTCAGTTCACTAGTGGTTCTGAAGTGGACTCACAAGGCCCAGAGTGACAGTTTCCTCAGTTCACTAGTGGTTCTGAAGTGGACTCACGAGGTCCAGAGTGACAGTTTCCTCAGTTCACTAGTGGTTCTGAAGTGGACTCACGAGGCCCAGAGTAACAGTTTCCTCAGTTCACTAGTGGTTCTGAAGTGGACTCACGAG GCCCAGAGTGACAGTTTCCTCAGTTCACTAGTGGTTCTGAAGTGGACTCACGAGGTCCAGAGTGACAGTTTCCTCAGTTCACTAGTGGTTCTGAAGTGGACTCACGAGGCCCAGAGTAACAGTTTCCTCAGTTCACTAGTGGTTCTGAAGTGGACTCACGAGGTCCAGAGTGACAGTTTCCTCAGTTCACTAGTGGTTCTGAAGTGGACTCACAAG GCCCAGAGTGACAGTTTCCTCAGTTCACTAGTGGTTCTGAAGTGGACTCACAAGGTCCAGAGTGACAGTTTCCTCAGTTCACTAGTGGTTCTGAAGTGGACTCACAAGGTCCAGAGTGACAGTTTCCTCAGTTCACTAGTGGTTCTGAAGTGGACTCACAAGGTCCAGAGTGACAGTTTCCTCAGTTCACTAGTGGTTCTGAAGTGGACTCACGAG GTCCAGAGTGACAGTTTCCTCAGTTCACTAGTGGTTCTGAAGTGGACTCACGAGGCCCAGAGTGACAGTTTCCTCAGTTCACTAGTGGTTCTGAAGTGGACTCACAAGGCCCAGAGTGACAGTTTCCTCAACTAA
- the LOC127932484 gene encoding uncharacterized protein LOC127932484 isoform X29, with protein sequence MAAEVQSDSFLSSLVVLKWTHEAQSDSFLSSLVVLKWTHEVQSDSFLSSLVVLKWTHEAQSNSFLSSLVVLKWTHEAQSDSFLSSLVVLKWTHEVQSDSFLSSLVVLKWTHEAQSNSFLSSLVVLKWTHEAQSNSFLSSLVVLKWTHEAQSDSFLSSLVVLKWTHKVQSDSFLSSLVVLKWTHKVQSDSFLSSLVVLKWTHKVQSDSFLSSLVVLKWTHEVQSDSFLSSLVVLKWTHEAQSDSFLSSLVVLKWTHKAQSDSFLN encoded by the exons ATGGCAGCAGAG GTCCAGAGTGACAGTTTCCTCAGTTCACTAGTGGTTCTGAAGTGGACTCACGAGGCCCAGAGTGACAGTTTCCTCAGTTCACTAGTGGTTCTGAAGTGGACTCACGAGGTCCAGAGTGACAGTTTCCTCAGTTCACTAGTGGTTCTGAAGTGGACTCACGAGGCCCAGAGTAACAGTTTCCTCAGTTCACTAGTGGTTCTGAAGTGGACTCACGAG GCCCAGAGTGACAGTTTCCTCAGTTCACTAGTGGTTCTGAAGTGGACTCACGAGGTCCAGAGTGACAGTTTCCTCAGTTCACTAGTGGTTCTGAAGTGGACTCACGAGGCCCAGAGTAACAGTTTCCTCAGTTCACTAGTGGTTCTGAAGTGGACTCACGAG GCCCAGAGTAACAGTTTCCTCAGTTCACTAGTGGTTCTGAAGTGGACTCACGAG GCCCAGAGTGACAGTTTCCTCAGTTCACTAGTGGTTCTGAAGTGGACTCACAAGGTCCAGAGTGACAGTTTCCTCAGTTCACTAGTGGTTCTGAAGTGGACTCACAAGGTCCAGAGTGACAGTTTCCTCAGTTCACTAGTGGTTCTGAAGTGGACTCACAAGGTCCAGAGTGACAGTTTCCTCAGTTCACTAGTGGTTCTGAAGTGGACTCACGAG GTCCAGAGTGACAGTTTCCTCAGTTCACTAGTGGTTCTGAAGTGGACTCACGAGGCCCAGAGTGACAGTTTCCTCAGTTCACTAGTGGTTCTGAAGTGGACTCACAAGGCCCAGAGTGACAGTTTCCTCAACTAA
- the LOC127932484 gene encoding uncharacterized protein LOC127932484 isoform X45, translated as MAAEVQSDSFLSSLVVLKWTHEAQSDSFLSSLVVLKWTHEVQSDSFLSSLVVLKWTHEAQSNSFLSSLVVLKWTHEAQSDSFLSSLVVLKWTHEVQSDSFLSSLVVLKWTHEAQSNSFLSSLVVLKWTHEAQSDSFLSSLVVLKWTHKVQSDSFLSSLVVLKWTHKVQSDSFLSSLVVLKWTHKVQSDSFLSSLVVLKWTHEVQSDSFLSSLVVLKWTHEAQSDSFLSSLVVLKWTHKAQSDSFLN; from the exons ATGGCAGCAGAG GTCCAGAGTGACAGTTTCCTCAGTTCACTAGTGGTTCTGAAGTGGACTCACGAGGCCCAGAGTGACAGTTTCCTCAGTTCACTAGTGGTTCTGAAGTGGACTCACGAGGTCCAGAGTGACAGTTTCCTCAGTTCACTAGTGGTTCTGAAGTGGACTCACGAGGCCCAGAGTAACAGTTTCCTCAGTTCACTAGTGGTTCTGAAGTGGACTCACGAG GCCCAGAGTGACAGTTTCCTCAGTTCACTAGTGGTTCTGAAGTGGACTCACGAGGTCCAGAGTGACAGTTTCCTCAGTTCACTAGTGGTTCTGAAGTGGACTCACGAGGCCCAGAGTAACAGTTTCCTCAGTTCACTAGTGGTTCTGAAGTGGACTCACGAG GCCCAGAGTGACAGTTTCCTCAGTTCACTAGTGGTTCTGAAGTGGACTCACAAGGTCCAGAGTGACAGTTTCCTCAGTTCACTAGTGGTTCTGAAGTGGACTCACAAGGTCCAGAGTGACAGTTTCCTCAGTTCACTAGTGGTTCTGAAGTGGACTCACAAGGTCCAGAGTGACAGTTTCCTCAGTTCACTAGTGGTTCTGAAGTGGACTCACGAG GTCCAGAGTGACAGTTTCCTCAGTTCACTAGTGGTTCTGAAGTGGACTCACGAGGCCCAGAGTGACAGTTTCCTCAGTTCACTAGTGGTTCTGAAGTGGACTCACAAGGCCCAGAGTGACAGTTTCCTCAACTAA
- the LOC127932484 gene encoding uncharacterized protein LOC127932484 isoform X32: MAAEVQSDSFLSSLVVLKWTHEAQSDSFLSSLVVLKWTHEVQSDSFLSSLVVLKWTHEAQSNSFLSSLVVLKWTHEAQSDSFLSSLVVLKWTHEVQSDSFLSSLVVLKWTHEAQSNSFLSSLVVLKWTHEAQSNSFLSSLVVLKWTHEVQSDSFLSSLVVLKWTHKVQSDSFLSSLVVLKWTHEAQSDSFLSSLVVLKWTHKVQSDSFLSSLVVLKWTHEVQSDSFLSSLVVLKWTHEAQSDSFLSSLVVLKWTHKAQSDSFLN, from the exons ATGGCAGCAGAG GTCCAGAGTGACAGTTTCCTCAGTTCACTAGTGGTTCTGAAGTGGACTCACGAGGCCCAGAGTGACAGTTTCCTCAGTTCACTAGTGGTTCTGAAGTGGACTCACGAGGTCCAGAGTGACAGTTTCCTCAGTTCACTAGTGGTTCTGAAGTGGACTCACGAGGCCCAGAGTAACAGTTTCCTCAGTTCACTAGTGGTTCTGAAGTGGACTCACGAG GCCCAGAGTGACAGTTTCCTCAGTTCACTAGTGGTTCTGAAGTGGACTCACGAGGTCCAGAGTGACAGTTTCCTCAGTTCACTAGTGGTTCTGAAGTGGACTCACGAGGCCCAGAGTAACAGTTTCCTCAGTTCACTAGTGGTTCTGAAGTGGACTCACGAG GCCCAGAGTAACAGTTTCCTCAGTTCACTAGTGGTTCTGAAGTGGACTCACGAGGTCCAGAGTGACAGTTTCCTCAGTTCACTAGTGGTTCTGAAGTGGACTCACAAGGTCCAGAGTGACAGTTTCCTCAGTTCACTAGTGGTTCTGAAGTGGACTCACGAGGCCCAGAGTGACAGTTTCCTCAGTTCACTAGTGGTTCTGAAGTGGACTCACAAG GTCCAGAGTGACAGTTTCCTCAGTTCACTAGTGGTTCTGAAGTGGACTCACGAG GTCCAGAGTGACAGTTTCCTCAGTTCACTAGTGGTTCTGAAGTGGACTCACGAGGCCCAGAGTGACAGTTTCCTCAGTTCACTAGTGGTTCTGAAGTGGACTCACAAGGCCCAGAGTGACAGTTTCCTCAACTAA
- the LOC127932484 gene encoding uncharacterized protein LOC127932484 isoform X6: MAAEVQSDSFLSSLVVLKWTHEAQSDSFLSSLVVLKWTHEVQSDSFLSSLVVLKWTHEAQSNSFLSSLVVLKWTHEAQSDSFLSSLVVLKWTHEVQSDSFLSSLVVLKWTHEAQSNSFLSSLVVLKWTHEAQSDSFLSSLVVLKWTHEVQSDSFLSSLVVLKWTHEAQSNSFLSSLVVLKWTHEVQSDSFLSSLVVLKWTHEAQSDSFLSSLVVLKWTHKVQSDSFLSSLVVLKWTHKVQSDSFLSSLVVLKWTHEVQSDSFLSSLVVLKWTHKAQSDSFLSSLVVLKWTHKAQSDSFLN, encoded by the exons ATGGCAGCAGAG GTCCAGAGTGACAGTTTCCTCAGTTCACTAGTGGTTCTGAAGTGGACTCACGAGGCCCAGAGTGACAGTTTCCTCAGTTCACTAGTGGTTCTGAAGTGGACTCACGAGGTCCAGAGTGACAGTTTCCTCAGTTCACTAGTGGTTCTGAAGTGGACTCACGAGGCCCAGAGTAACAGTTTCCTCAGTTCACTAGTGGTTCTGAAGTGGACTCACGAG GCCCAGAGTGACAGTTTCCTCAGTTCACTAGTGGTTCTGAAGTGGACTCACGAGGTCCAGAGTGACAGTTTCCTCAGTTCACTAGTGGTTCTGAAGTGGACTCACGAGGCCCAGAGTAACAGTTTCCTCAGTTCACTAGTGGTTCTGAAGTGGACTCACGAG GCCCAGAGTGACAGTTTCCTCAGTTCACTAGTGGTTCTGAAGTGGACTCACGAGGTCCAGAGTGACAGTTTCCTCAGTTCACTAGTGGTTCTGAAGTGGACTCACGAGGCCCAGAGTAACAGTTTCCTCAGTTCACTAGTGGTTCTGAAGTGGACTCACGAG GTCCAGAGTGACAGTTTCCTCAGTTCACTAGTGGTTCTGAAGTGGACTCACGAGGCCCAGAGTGACAGTTTCCTCAGTTCACTAGTGGTTCTGAAGTGGACTCACAAG GTCCAGAGTGACAGTTTCCTCAGTTCACTAGTGGTTCTGAAGTGGACTCACAAGGTCCAGAGTGACAGTTTCCTCAGTTCACTAGTGGTTCTGAAGTGGACTCACGAGGTCCAGAGTGACAGTTTCCTCAGTTCACTAGTGGTTCTGAAGTGGACTCACAAG GCCCAGAGTGACAGTTTCCTCAGTTCACTAGTGGTTCTGAAGTGGACTCACAAGGCCCAGAGTGACAGTTTCCTCAACTAA
- the LOC127932484 gene encoding uncharacterized protein LOC127932484 isoform X42, protein MAAEVQSDSFLSSLVVLKWTHEAQSDSFLSSLVVLKWTHEVQSDSFLSSLVVLKWTHEAQSNSFLSSLVVLKWTHEAQSDSFLSSLVVLKWTHEVQSDSFLSSLVVLKWTHEAQSNSFLSSLVVLKWTHEAQSDSFLSSLVVLKWTHEVQSDSFLSSLVVLKWTHEAQSNSFLSSLVVLKWTHEVQSDSFLSSLVVLKWTHEAQSDSFLSSLVVLKWTHKVQSDSFLSSLVVLKWTHKAQSDSFLN, encoded by the exons ATGGCAGCAGAG GTCCAGAGTGACAGTTTCCTCAGTTCACTAGTGGTTCTGAAGTGGACTCACGAGGCCCAGAGTGACAGTTTCCTCAGTTCACTAGTGGTTCTGAAGTGGACTCACGAGGTCCAGAGTGACAGTTTCCTCAGTTCACTAGTGGTTCTGAAGTGGACTCACGAGGCCCAGAGTAACAGTTTCCTCAGTTCACTAGTGGTTCTGAAGTGGACTCACGAG GCCCAGAGTGACAGTTTCCTCAGTTCACTAGTGGTTCTGAAGTGGACTCACGAGGTCCAGAGTGACAGTTTCCTCAGTTCACTAGTGGTTCTGAAGTGGACTCACGAGGCCCAGAGTAACAGTTTCCTCAGTTCACTAGTGGTTCTGAAGTGGACTCACGAG GCCCAGAGTGACAGTTTCCTCAGTTCACTAGTGGTTCTGAAGTGGACTCACGAGGTCCAGAGTGACAGTTTCCTCAGTTCACTAGTGGTTCTGAAGTGGACTCACGAGGCCCAGAGTAACAGTTTCCTCAGTTCACTAGTGGTTCTGAAGTGGACTCACGAG GTCCAGAGTGACAGTTTCCTCAGTTCACTAGTGGTTCTGAAGTGGACTCACGAGGCCCAGAGTGACAGTTTCCTCAGTTCACTAGTGGTTCTGAAGTGGACTCACAAGGTCCAGAGTGACAGTTTCCTCAGTTCACTAGTGGTTCTGAAGTGGACTCACAAG GCCCAGAGTGACAGTTTCCTCAACTAA
- the LOC127932484 gene encoding uncharacterized protein LOC127932484 isoform X11, giving the protein MAAEVQSDSFLSSLVVLKWTHEAQSDSFLSSLVVLKWTHEVQSDSFLSSLVVLKWTHEAQSNSFLSSLVVLKWTHEAQSDSFLSSLVVLKWTHEVQSDSFLSSLVVLKWTHKAQSDSFLSSLVVLKWTHEVQSDSFLSSLVVLKWTHEAQSNSFLSSLVVLKWTHEVQSDSFLSSLVVLKWTHKAQSDSFLSSLVVLKWTHKVQSDSFLSSLVVLKWTHKVQSDSFLSSLVVLKWTHKVQSDSFLSSLVVLKWTHEVQSDSFLSSLVVLKWTHEAQSDSFLSSLVVLKWTHKAQSDSFLN; this is encoded by the exons ATGGCAGCAGAG GTCCAGAGTGACAGTTTCCTCAGTTCACTAGTGGTTCTGAAGTGGACTCACGAGGCCCAGAGTGACAGTTTCCTCAGTTCACTAGTGGTTCTGAAGTGGACTCACGAGGTCCAGAGTGACAGTTTCCTCAGTTCACTAGTGGTTCTGAAGTGGACTCACGAGGCCCAGAGTAACAGTTTCCTCAGTTCACTAGTGGTTCTGAAGTGGACTCACGAG GCCCAGAGTGACAGTTTCCTCAGTTCACTAGTGGTTCTGAAGTGGACTCACGAG GTCCAGAGTGACAGTTTCCTCAGTTCACTAGTGGTTCTGAAGTGGACTCACAAGGCCCAGAGTGACAGTTTCCTCAGTTCACTAGTGGTTCTGAAGTGGACTCACGAGGTCCAGAGTGACAGTTTCCTCAGTTCACTAGTGGTTCTGAAGTGGACTCACGAGGCCCAGAGTAACAGTTTCCTCAGTTCACTAGTGGTTCTGAAGTGGACTCACGAGGTCCAGAGTGACAGTTTCCTCAGTTCACTAGTGGTTCTGAAGTGGACTCACAAG GCCCAGAGTGACAGTTTCCTCAGTTCACTAGTGGTTCTGAAGTGGACTCACAAGGTCCAGAGTGACAGTTTCCTCAGTTCACTAGTGGTTCTGAAGTGGACTCACAAGGTCCAGAGTGACAGTTTCCTCAGTTCACTAGTGGTTCTGAAGTGGACTCACAAGGTCCAGAGTGACAGTTTCCTCAGTTCACTAGTGGTTCTGAAGTGGACTCACGAG GTCCAGAGTGACAGTTTCCTCAGTTCACTAGTGGTTCTGAAGTGGACTCACGAGGCCCAGAGTGACAGTTTCCTCAGTTCACTAGTGGTTCTGAAGTGGACTCACAAGGCCCAGAGTGACAGTTTCCTCAACTAA